One region of Pseudoalteromonas sp. R3 genomic DNA includes:
- a CDS encoding RidA family protein, translated as MSSEAVQAPLYPPCRVVGDLVFVSGQNAEVNGYIQSDNIVDQTKTIFELLAVTLAGAGCTFQDVIKVNGFLHTEDDFEQFNQVYREYFGPQHGSYPARSMALGVLTQKHQQHKALIEIELVAQKRA; from the coding sequence ATGTCTAGTGAAGCGGTTCAGGCTCCCCTTTATCCACCCTGTCGAGTCGTAGGCGATTTGGTCTTTGTGTCTGGCCAGAATGCTGAGGTAAATGGCTACATTCAGTCAGACAATATCGTTGACCAGACCAAGACAATTTTTGAGTTACTGGCTGTCACCTTAGCCGGCGCCGGGTGCACTTTTCAGGACGTGATCAAAGTAAACGGGTTTTTACATACCGAAGATGACTTTGAGCAATTCAATCAAGTGTACAGAGAATACTTCGGCCCTCAGCATGGCAGCTATCCCGCGCGTTCTATGGCATTGGGTGTATTGACTCAAAAGCATCAACAACACAAAGCACTTATTGAAATCGAGTTAGTGGCGCAAAAGCGTGCTTAA
- a CDS encoding LodA/GoxA family CTQ-dependent oxidase produces MSNSKYKIYPPLGIARVGNGPALKSLAIQTPEVPWAHLYDTEVQYLVTEQELSSLVDDVLEQGVRKELEEVYQSLSTSGKPVLDSAKTARIVALLSLSHIVAAPQIIRELDDLALETVSDAGGFITLIRQAVLKVLNNHYLHAVKKQAQNFYIYQCDENGNPTEKLKLEAGDKVTWHVEVANKKSFWYDYNNALDLSLMTEGTGNLSQNVSKHRLAPAQTAKRRNPNVITHGLRRQLVIASQGCVSSEAEAQVPLRGKFPANEPDPQNRLSDLLNMSQRHNVLQGTIECNNEGVLTFYAGDGISQALSPSSLNTDFADNSNWFDDICDGRVTAVVELKNGDTYTIDSESDSAWVATTPPDYAPQIEPLVTMYDMVSGASLKEKELAQLNTQFSDVFPILYRLYRMQWVNQADFTDNAVNTQIRELNSEGAFGRLLESSATEKTLRESIFKQFRNPLFDQDIDREDAGQSSSEWVSTSRIIPSKDATNIANEPATSRLQIPFYPNDGVDYPGSPVQWFAIPPFMYQHLQNWANGDFSVTDAEKASAATIDELGLFYSEVFQRSENSALLCARGALDALYGGGFHPGVELTWPMRHDLIYSDNQYQGGVTAEINLLGLREFRLRQDPDGLASVNMYQDFGHIISVENVAESIIPDSKAAWLWQNTPGDLTKWMGIPWQSDAASCQAVYTPEDFPIPSWWAANLPVHILPLARYNKFRDSQSVDAPTINGMQHSVAQGMSQETFEHLRLEQFSQRLDWLHTADLGFVGYHAEGGYTNGLIQMVSQWKNMAMVMARPVDNPGTSGIPNVVYVAYSEADKD; encoded by the coding sequence ATGTCAAACAGCAAATACAAAATCTATCCGCCTTTAGGGATCGCGCGCGTTGGTAACGGACCTGCGTTAAAATCCTTGGCAATCCAGACTCCTGAAGTGCCCTGGGCACATTTATACGATACTGAGGTTCAGTATCTGGTCACCGAACAAGAGTTGTCTTCATTGGTTGACGATGTGCTAGAACAAGGTGTCAGAAAAGAACTTGAAGAGGTTTATCAGTCCCTCAGTACCAGTGGCAAACCAGTATTGGATTCAGCAAAAACAGCGAGGATTGTCGCTTTACTGAGTTTGTCCCATATTGTAGCTGCACCCCAAATTATTCGAGAGCTAGACGACCTGGCACTGGAAACGGTGAGCGATGCCGGCGGGTTTATTACGCTTATCAGACAAGCAGTACTCAAAGTTCTGAACAATCATTACTTGCATGCGGTTAAGAAGCAGGCTCAGAATTTTTATATTTATCAGTGTGATGAAAATGGTAACCCAACCGAGAAGCTCAAGCTTGAAGCGGGAGACAAGGTAACCTGGCATGTTGAGGTCGCGAACAAAAAGTCGTTCTGGTACGACTATAATAACGCGCTTGATTTGTCTTTAATGACAGAAGGCACTGGTAACCTGAGTCAGAATGTCAGTAAACATCGTCTTGCTCCCGCACAGACTGCGAAAAGACGTAACCCTAATGTGATCACGCACGGCTTGCGCAGACAACTCGTCATTGCCAGTCAGGGTTGTGTGTCTAGCGAAGCTGAAGCTCAAGTGCCACTGCGCGGCAAGTTTCCCGCCAATGAGCCGGATCCACAAAATCGCCTGAGTGATTTGCTCAATATGTCGCAACGGCACAACGTGCTTCAGGGAACCATAGAGTGTAATAACGAGGGCGTATTAACGTTTTACGCAGGCGATGGTATTTCACAGGCGTTATCTCCGTCTTCCTTGAATACGGACTTTGCGGATAACTCCAACTGGTTCGACGATATCTGTGATGGCCGGGTTACTGCCGTGGTAGAGCTAAAAAATGGCGATACTTATACTATCGACAGTGAATCGGACAGTGCTTGGGTTGCGACCACTCCACCGGATTATGCACCTCAGATAGAACCTTTGGTGACTATGTATGACATGGTGTCTGGGGCATCGCTAAAAGAAAAAGAATTGGCTCAGTTAAACACGCAATTCAGCGACGTGTTCCCTATTTTGTATCGGTTATACAGAATGCAATGGGTTAATCAGGCAGACTTTACTGACAACGCTGTGAACACACAAATTCGTGAGCTTAACAGTGAGGGCGCTTTTGGTCGCTTACTGGAAAGTTCGGCGACAGAAAAAACACTCCGAGAGAGCATTTTCAAACAGTTCAGAAACCCGCTGTTTGATCAGGATATTGACAGAGAAGACGCGGGCCAGTCGAGCAGTGAGTGGGTTAGCACCAGCCGTATTATTCCGAGTAAAGATGCCACTAATATTGCAAACGAGCCAGCAACATCCCGATTGCAAATCCCATTTTATCCCAATGATGGGGTTGATTACCCTGGCAGTCCGGTACAGTGGTTTGCAATTCCTCCGTTTATGTATCAGCACCTGCAAAACTGGGCGAACGGTGACTTCAGCGTGACTGATGCCGAAAAAGCCAGTGCAGCAACCATAGATGAACTAGGTCTGTTCTACAGTGAGGTGTTCCAGCGCTCTGAAAACAGTGCATTACTGTGTGCTCGCGGTGCACTGGACGCCTTGTATGGCGGTGGGTTTCATCCTGGCGTAGAGCTGACCTGGCCTATGCGTCATGATCTTATTTACAGTGACAACCAGTACCAGGGCGGAGTCACAGCAGAGATTAACCTGCTGGGTTTGAGAGAGTTCAGACTGAGACAAGACCCGGACGGTCTGGCTTCTGTCAATATGTATCAGGATTTTGGCCATATCATCAGTGTCGAGAATGTTGCAGAGTCAATTATTCCCGACTCTAAAGCTGCCTGGCTTTGGCAAAATACCCCTGGCGATCTGACTAAATGGATGGGGATCCCCTGGCAATCGGATGCTGCAAGCTGTCAGGCCGTCTATACGCCGGAAGACTTCCCCATCCCGTCGTGGTGGGCGGCGAATCTGCCTGTTCATATTTTGCCACTGGCCAGATATAACAAGTTTAGAGACAGTCAGTCAGTGGATGCGCCGACTATCAACGGCATGCAACACTCTGTGGCACAAGGAATGTCTCAAGAGACTTTTGAACACTTGCGTCTTGAGCAGTTTTCGCAACGTCTTGATTGGTTACATACCGCTGACCTTGGCTTTGTGGGCTACCATGCTGAAGGTGGTTATACCAATGGATTGATCCAGATGGTCAGCCAGTGGAAGAATATGGCGATGGTTATGGCCCGGCCGGTGGATAATCCTGGGACGTCTGGCATACCAAATGTGGTGTATGTCGCATACAGCGAAGCCGACAAGGACTAG
- a CDS encoding FAD-dependent monooxygenase, with translation MSNKYDCVIVGGGISGTVTAWQLFKQGLKVVMVDPRTAPVMRLAESLPASVEPMMHRLGLLELLQQEPHSMHSGQVSSWGESVLRKAPLSDGHHGWKVDKSVLTTQIQAQLPEQCLFRGKVVEVSEHKEGWFCRVKSALDGSEHTLESRFVVDASGRQGYLPRVLNLPRHTFDKLTAFVANVPNKLSPQDLLPSVVVEAFEHGWTLISRLNADENMLAIFCNQHTPGFSQLKHSRHWHNLALNTSCFYNALPEQPFTVKAINASSHIMGRLSGKNWLLAGDAAMAFDPLSSHGMTTAIYMAEKASQAIQAALTGETTALQQYSKSMTEIYNSYLNELFGYYRREQRFPDSEFWRSKQGIQEPAVCSVVG, from the coding sequence GTGAGCAATAAGTATGATTGCGTTATTGTAGGTGGCGGGATCTCGGGCACTGTCACTGCCTGGCAATTGTTCAAGCAGGGTCTGAAAGTGGTAATGGTCGACCCCCGGACAGCACCTGTTATGCGTCTGGCTGAAAGCTTGCCCGCCAGTGTGGAGCCTATGATGCACCGACTGGGACTGCTTGAATTACTCCAGCAGGAGCCGCACTCTATGCATTCCGGACAGGTTTCGTCGTGGGGAGAGTCCGTGCTGCGTAAAGCGCCTCTGAGTGATGGCCATCACGGCTGGAAAGTCGATAAGTCCGTGCTGACAACACAAATACAGGCACAACTACCAGAGCAGTGTCTATTTAGAGGAAAAGTCGTCGAGGTGTCTGAGCATAAGGAGGGGTGGTTTTGTCGGGTAAAATCGGCGCTGGATGGCTCTGAACATACTCTGGAGAGTCGGTTTGTTGTTGATGCCAGTGGCCGACAGGGGTACCTGCCCCGAGTATTAAACCTGCCGAGGCATACATTCGATAAACTGACCGCTTTTGTCGCTAACGTACCGAATAAGCTCAGTCCGCAGGATTTATTACCGTCAGTGGTGGTTGAAGCCTTTGAGCATGGCTGGACACTGATATCTCGCCTGAATGCAGATGAAAATATGCTGGCGATTTTCTGCAATCAGCATACTCCCGGCTTCAGTCAGCTCAAACATAGTCGCCATTGGCATAATCTAGCACTTAACACTTCATGCTTTTACAACGCATTGCCCGAACAGCCTTTTACGGTGAAGGCCATCAATGCAAGTAGTCATATTATGGGACGTTTGAGTGGCAAGAACTGGTTGCTGGCAGGTGATGCTGCTATGGCTTTTGACCCCTTGTCTTCTCATGGTATGACAACGGCAATTTATATGGCAGAAAAAGCGTCGCAGGCTATCCAGGCGGCACTCACCGGTGAAACTACCGCTTTACAACAATACAGTAAGTCTATGACTGAAATCTACAACAGTTATCTCAATGAGTTGTTTGGTTATTATCGCCGTGAACAACGCTTCCCCGACTCCGAATTTTGGAGAAGTAAGCAAGGTATTCAAGAGCCTGCTGTTTGTAGTGTAGTGGGGTAG
- a CDS encoding fasciclin domain-containing protein — MKVLIKIMLISTLALLAACSDDDNDVVVTPTEENSVYDAAKAAGNFNTLVAAIDAAGLTSTLDNTDNTFTVFAPTDAAFAALGEATINDLLADPDTLSKILTYHVLASEVKAETALTLAGQTTETVNGARLALSLSGDNLLINTATVTQTDIMTDNGVIHVIDAVLMPPSDATSSANIAQVATQAGNFTTLLKAVETAGLTSALTGSDDLTVFAPTDAAFAALGTKTINTLLANPDVLGSILKQHIVSGKVDSVTAMSLNGKSATTLEQNQQSVAIDAATDMLKFAGVTVTQTDIPASNGVIHVLDAVVVGDISVPESLGLIPEVAAGAGSFNTLLSLVTATGLDATLGDPITKFTVFAPTDAAFAALGQATLDAMAADTDKLKDILLYHVVAGQSVMSDTAAGIASSADNMVAMANTDKSALSIVDSKLFINDAVIRTANVKADNGVIHVLDKVIMPPMDKMATDKTIVDVAMETDDLSTLVTALETANLVDALSDTTKQFTVFAPTNRAFQKIPAADLNALLANPAGLTQVLTQHVLPLEASSSLALSLNGKQVETLATNMLDLRVVDFVSTANTDTDMVAYDVTNQRLVSGNGAAMAGKTLYVFDDDLTFANSQCVDACAANWPPVIATQAQIANIPGLSLIARLDGSMQAAYLGRPLYMYAQDTNAGDAMGQGVGGKWWQVSLPTSGLQVEGSNITQVDIYTANGVVHLIDTVITAVD; from the coding sequence GTGAAAGTACTAATAAAAATAATGTTGATCAGTACCCTGGCCTTGCTCGCGGCTTGTTCCGACGATGATAACGATGTCGTTGTAACACCAACAGAAGAAAACTCGGTCTATGACGCCGCTAAAGCTGCTGGTAATTTTAACACCCTGGTGGCGGCAATTGACGCGGCGGGTTTGACATCTACGCTAGACAATACAGACAACACCTTTACTGTGTTTGCCCCAACTGATGCTGCATTCGCTGCCTTGGGGGAGGCTACTATAAACGACTTACTTGCAGACCCCGACACACTTAGCAAGATTTTGACTTACCATGTTCTGGCATCTGAAGTGAAAGCCGAGACAGCGCTTACTCTGGCCGGACAAACCACCGAAACAGTGAATGGTGCCAGGCTTGCCTTGTCTCTGTCGGGCGACAACCTGCTTATCAACACAGCGACGGTAACGCAAACCGATATCATGACCGACAACGGTGTGATCCATGTTATTGACGCGGTTTTAATGCCGCCAAGTGACGCAACGTCGTCAGCGAATATTGCACAGGTAGCGACTCAGGCTGGCAATTTTACAACCCTTCTGAAGGCGGTCGAGACAGCCGGTTTGACAAGCGCCCTGACGGGCAGTGATGACCTGACAGTCTTTGCGCCTACCGATGCTGCATTTGCTGCGCTGGGTACTAAAACCATCAATACCTTACTGGCAAACCCAGACGTGTTGGGCAGTATTCTCAAACAACATATAGTGTCGGGTAAAGTTGATTCAGTGACTGCAATGTCACTCAATGGTAAAAGTGCGACGACGCTGGAGCAAAACCAACAAAGTGTGGCAATTGATGCTGCCACAGACATGCTGAAGTTTGCGGGTGTGACAGTGACTCAAACTGATATACCAGCTTCAAACGGTGTGATTCACGTATTAGATGCGGTAGTTGTTGGCGATATCAGTGTACCAGAGTCACTGGGCCTCATTCCTGAAGTAGCAGCTGGAGCAGGTTCATTCAATACACTACTGAGCCTGGTGACGGCAACAGGACTGGACGCGACACTTGGCGACCCGATCACTAAGTTCACAGTTTTCGCACCCACTGACGCGGCGTTTGCAGCTCTTGGCCAGGCGACACTCGACGCAATGGCTGCTGACACCGACAAACTGAAAGACATTCTGCTGTATCATGTTGTTGCAGGACAGAGTGTAATGTCAGACACCGCCGCTGGTATTGCGTCTTCCGCAGACAATATGGTTGCGATGGCGAATACCGATAAGAGTGCACTAAGCATTGTGGACAGCAAGTTGTTCATCAACGACGCTGTGATCCGCACTGCTAACGTTAAAGCAGACAATGGTGTTATTCATGTACTCGACAAGGTGATTATGCCGCCAATGGATAAAATGGCGACAGACAAAACCATTGTAGACGTAGCGATGGAAACAGATGATTTATCGACGCTGGTGACTGCACTTGAGACTGCTAACCTGGTCGATGCGTTATCGGATACTACCAAGCAATTTACCGTTTTTGCGCCCACTAACCGCGCATTCCAGAAAATCCCGGCGGCCGATTTAAATGCGCTATTAGCTAACCCTGCCGGCCTGACTCAGGTTTTGACTCAGCACGTGCTGCCACTGGAAGCCTCTTCCTCTTTGGCTTTGAGCCTGAACGGCAAGCAGGTGGAAACCCTGGCTACTAACATGTTAGACCTCAGGGTAGTTGATTTTGTCTCTACCGCTAACACAGATACAGACATGGTAGCCTATGATGTGACCAACCAAAGACTGGTCTCTGGTAATGGTGCAGCGATGGCGGGCAAAACGTTGTACGTATTTGACGATGACCTGACGTTCGCAAATAGCCAATGTGTCGACGCATGTGCTGCCAACTGGCCACCTGTTATTGCGACACAAGCACAGATAGCTAATATCCCGGGCTTGTCACTGATTGCAAGATTGGATGGCAGCATGCAAGCAGCTTATCTGGGCCGGCCTCTATATATGTATGCTCAAGACACAAATGCGGGTGACGCGATGGGGCAGGGCGTTGGTGGAAAATGGTGGCAAGTAAGCCTGCCTACATCTGGTCTGCAGGTCGAGGGTAGCAATATCACCCAAGTTGACATTTATACCGCAAACGGCGTGGTTCACCTGATTGATACGGTGATCACCGCCGTAGATTAA
- the adhP gene encoding alcohol dehydrogenase AdhP — protein MKAALVHAFKQPLEIQTVPKPTLSPGSVLVEIAACGVCHTDLHACHGDWPVKPKLPLIPGHEGVGTVVAKADDVTHLELGDRVGVPWLHSACGHCEHCLKGDENLCPQQQNSGYSVDGGYAQFTKADANYVVKIPDNVPFVEAAPLFCAGVTTYKALKVSGAKPGDWVSIVGAGGLGHLAIQYAKAMGLNVVAVDSGEEKLLLAHSLGADLVVDYTKEDPAEAIQTQLGGVQAVVCTAVSKSAFTSSFHSIKRGGVCVLVGLPPEDMPIPIFDTVLKGVSVVGSIVGTRQDLIECLQFAAQGKVKAIIETQPLEAINDVFEQMLNNEINGRIVLTLDE, from the coding sequence ATGAAAGCCGCACTCGTCCATGCCTTTAAACAGCCGTTAGAGATCCAAACTGTTCCAAAACCCACTTTATCGCCCGGTTCGGTGCTGGTTGAAATCGCTGCATGTGGGGTATGTCACACCGATCTGCATGCCTGTCACGGAGACTGGCCCGTCAAACCTAAACTCCCTCTGATCCCAGGCCACGAAGGAGTTGGTACCGTAGTAGCAAAAGCAGACGATGTGACCCATCTTGAACTTGGAGACCGCGTCGGTGTGCCCTGGTTACACAGCGCCTGCGGTCACTGTGAGCATTGTCTTAAAGGGGACGAAAACCTCTGCCCTCAGCAACAAAACAGTGGTTACTCTGTTGATGGGGGTTATGCGCAATTTACCAAAGCTGACGCCAATTATGTGGTTAAAATCCCCGATAATGTGCCTTTTGTCGAAGCTGCCCCCCTGTTTTGTGCCGGTGTCACTACCTATAAAGCACTCAAAGTGTCAGGTGCAAAACCTGGCGACTGGGTTTCCATTGTTGGCGCGGGCGGCTTGGGCCATCTGGCCATTCAATACGCGAAAGCGATGGGCCTGAATGTCGTAGCGGTAGACAGCGGGGAGGAAAAGCTTTTACTGGCACACTCTTTAGGTGCAGATCTGGTTGTCGACTATACCAAAGAGGATCCCGCTGAAGCGATACAAACTCAGCTCGGCGGTGTTCAGGCTGTGGTCTGTACGGCTGTTTCTAAGTCCGCCTTTACCTCGTCTTTTCACAGTATTAAACGTGGCGGGGTCTGTGTGCTTGTTGGCCTGCCACCCGAGGACATGCCAATACCTATTTTTGATACTGTGCTCAAAGGCGTCAGTGTCGTGGGTAGCATTGTGGGAACTCGTCAGGATCTCATAGAGTGTTTGCAATTTGCAGCGCAGGGCAAAGTTAAAGCCATTATTGAGACTCAGCCGCTTGAAGCCATTAATGACGTTTTTGAGCAAATGCTAAATAACGAGATAAATGGCCGAATAGTCCTGACTCTGGACGAATAG